A portion of the Paenibacillus marchantiae genome contains these proteins:
- a CDS encoding MFS transporter, translating into MQTDVKSNSVPSWLILLLAAACGLIAANLYYAQTVIGPISVTTGLSSAAAGLIVTLTQIGYVIGLLFIVPLSDILENKRLVTFFLIILVVALIAAAFSSHAVLFLTASLVIGISSVVAQILVPYATYLTSEEQRGRVVGNVMSGLLLGIMLARPVASFITSLLGWQAVFVFSAIIIVLLTLLLSRALPARQPQPAMKYGQLILSLGSLLKTFPMLRRRALYQASLFGAFSLFWTTVPLQLANEYGMSQQGIAWFALAGVGGAIAAPIAGRWADKGLTRILTGLAMVIAAASFGLAYLFQGHSTASLILLVVVAITLDMAVSGNLVLGQRIIYSLSEARGRVNGIFMSIFFVGGAIGSSLGSWSYAHGGWSLTTLIGLLMPLLALVYYLTEKKVTVVSNP; encoded by the coding sequence ATGCAAACTGATGTGAAATCAAATTCAGTTCCCAGTTGGTTGATTTTACTTTTGGCTGCGGCGTGCGGGCTGATTGCGGCAAACCTGTATTATGCTCAGACGGTTATAGGACCAATCAGCGTGACAACAGGGCTTTCCTCTGCTGCTGCGGGATTGATTGTGACGTTAACACAGATCGGTTATGTTATTGGCCTGCTGTTTATCGTTCCGCTCAGTGACATTCTGGAGAATAAGCGACTGGTAACTTTTTTCCTCATCATTCTAGTCGTTGCATTGATTGCCGCTGCTTTCTCTTCCCATGCCGTATTATTTCTGACTGCTTCCCTAGTCATCGGGATCAGTTCAGTCGTTGCGCAAATTCTGGTTCCCTACGCCACCTACCTCACTTCTGAGGAGCAACGCGGACGGGTTGTCGGCAACGTGATGAGTGGTCTACTGCTGGGCATCATGCTGGCTCGGCCAGTCGCAAGTTTTATTACAAGCCTGCTCGGCTGGCAAGCGGTCTTTGTCTTCTCGGCAATCATTATCGTATTGCTTACATTGCTCCTATCACGTGCACTTCCTGCACGTCAGCCACAACCTGCGATGAAGTACGGACAATTAATTCTGTCATTGGGCTCCCTGCTCAAAACATTTCCCATGCTCCGCCGCCGAGCCCTCTATCAGGCCAGCCTGTTTGGCGCTTTCAGCTTGTTCTGGACCACAGTTCCCTTGCAGCTCGCCAATGAGTATGGCATGTCCCAGCAAGGAATTGCCTGGTTTGCACTGGCTGGTGTTGGGGGTGCCATCGCAGCACCTATTGCCGGAAGATGGGCGGATAAAGGTTTAACCCGCATATTAACCGGACTCGCCATGGTCATCGCGGCTGCGTCTTTTGGGCTCGCCTATCTGTTCCAGGGCCACTCTACTGCTAGCCTTATTCTGCTTGTGGTCGTTGCCATCACACTGGATATGGCGGTCTCGGGTAATTTGGTGCTGGGACAGCGCATTATCTATTCGTTGAGCGAAGCAAGAGGACGCGTAAACGGGATATTTATGTCGATCTTTTTTGTAGGGGGCGCAATTGGATCATCTCTTGGCAGCTGGTCCTACGCACATGGAGGTTGGAGTCTCACCACACTGATTGGTCTGTTGATGCCTCTACTGGCACTCGTATACTACTTAACAGAAAAGAAAGTTACCGTCGTCAGTAACCCGTAA
- a CDS encoding TetR/AcrR family transcriptional regulator — protein MTAKRGRPRNVETQNAILAASYELLLEHGFGAITIEKIAERAKVSKATIYKWWPNKGAVIMDGYMSAAKARLPVPDTGSVFEDVRIHASNLVVFLSSREGKVITQIVGEGQSDPGLAAEYRTRYIQPRRREAWGIFEKGVERGQLKKDCDIGLCIDLVYGAMFYRMLVTGEVIDTEFVQRSLISLFEGIKSGS, from the coding sequence ATGACAGCCAAAAGAGGGCGTCCCCGCAATGTGGAAACCCAGAATGCGATTCTTGCAGCTTCCTATGAATTATTACTGGAACATGGTTTCGGAGCGATTACGATCGAAAAAATTGCTGAACGTGCTAAGGTGAGCAAAGCAACGATATATAAATGGTGGCCTAATAAAGGTGCTGTCATTATGGATGGGTATATGTCTGCGGCAAAGGCAAGATTGCCTGTACCGGATACAGGATCGGTATTTGAGGATGTGCGCATTCATGCGAGCAATCTGGTTGTTTTTTTGAGCAGCCGGGAAGGAAAAGTGATCACACAGATTGTCGGAGAGGGACAGTCTGATCCAGGGCTTGCAGCAGAATACCGAACCAGATACATTCAGCCTCGTCGGCGCGAAGCGTGGGGAATTTTTGAAAAAGGTGTAGAACGGGGACAGTTGAAAAAGGATTGTGACATCGGACTGTGCATAGACCTCGTCTATGGAGCGATGTTCTATCGCATGCTGGTGACTGGCGAAGTGATAGATACTGAATTCGTGCAGCGTTCGTTGATCTCCTTGTTTGAGGGTATTAAATCTGGATCATAG
- a CDS encoding LLM class flavin-dependent oxidoreductase — MKFALFSLMMNLPNAVTGESLTTQQKFHNILEQAKLAERLGFDAYGIGERHGAPFLSSSPPVVLTAVAAATSRIRLLTTVTVLSILDPVRVAEDYATLDQLSGGRLEMIIGKGNDPRHYPLFGISEEEQWDSLGERYELLKRLWTEENVTWQGTYRPPLQEVTTQPRPLQQSIPIWHGSASSTRSTELAAKYGEPIFSSNSFHPQAKYKALIDHYRERLDYYGHDANRAVVGSGAGSLYLANTREEAIRRYTPYYEAFHATAAAQHNQSPFKDLEDNIAHGPVLIGSPEQVIEKILNYHAAYGHQVLSISVDGLSHAEQLEQVERFAQDVAPVLRREIPSFIWNEPPLLNESLPSSTSHSPDSWPPAISPIFQV, encoded by the coding sequence ATGAAATTTGCCTTATTTAGTCTCATGATGAATCTTCCAAATGCCGTAACTGGTGAATCACTAACAACACAACAAAAGTTTCACAACATTTTGGAACAAGCCAAGCTGGCCGAACGGCTGGGGTTCGATGCATATGGGATCGGTGAGCGGCATGGCGCACCTTTTCTGTCTTCCTCACCTCCCGTTGTGCTGACCGCCGTCGCTGCTGCGACTTCACGTATCCGGTTGCTAACAACGGTCACTGTTCTCAGTATACTTGATCCGGTACGGGTTGCCGAGGATTATGCCACGCTGGATCAATTATCGGGCGGACGTCTGGAGATGATCATCGGGAAAGGCAATGATCCTCGGCACTATCCCCTGTTTGGCATTAGCGAGGAGGAACAATGGGATTCACTCGGTGAACGCTACGAACTGCTGAAACGGCTGTGGACTGAAGAGAATGTAACCTGGCAGGGAACGTATCGCCCTCCCCTTCAAGAGGTTACTACTCAGCCGAGACCGCTTCAGCAATCCATTCCGATCTGGCATGGCAGCGCATCGAGCACCCGCTCTACCGAGCTTGCAGCTAAGTATGGCGAACCGATATTTAGCTCGAATTCCTTCCACCCACAGGCAAAATACAAAGCGTTAATTGACCATTACCGGGAGCGTCTCGATTATTATGGTCATGATGCGAACCGAGCGGTGGTTGGCTCTGGTGCAGGCAGCCTATACCTCGCGAATACACGCGAAGAGGCGATCCGTCGTTATACGCCTTATTATGAGGCATTTCATGCTACGGCCGCTGCGCAGCACAACCAGTCACCCTTTAAGGACCTGGAGGATAACATTGCGCATGGTCCTGTACTGATTGGTAGTCCAGAGCAAGTCATTGAGAAGATCCTCAATTACCATGCCGCATATGGACATCAGGTACTGAGTATCAGCGTGGATGGACTCAGCCATGCAGAGCAGCTGGAGCAGGTAGAACGCTTTGCCCAGGATGTAGCGCCGGTGTTACGACGCGAAATACCCAGTTTCATATGGAACGAGCCCCCGCTCTTGAACGAGTCTCTTCCTTCTTCCACTTCGCATTCTCCTGATTCATGGCCCCCAGCCATCTCACCGATCTTCCAGGTATAG
- a CDS encoding transcriptional regulator has protein sequence MEPTTTIRSFIEDYIRKQGYTLQYFADISGVNAGTLSAIIKGTRPIAMAQLDLITKGMKLEEGHFYEIYGAECFVESAPHWRRLEPFLQRCAELDKLECIQRVIQQVTDDRSYISELFEMAEGMLERGQKKAARMLYECVAECEKYQHSERLALCQYRIFTLSLGQDQHENLRAAVHFEPYINRLDEERQLDAIKDLANTYLALRYWDKVSDLGGELEQKTSFLNSYKKRKSENLRIASYPIFVYSAYSNLLRAAACDGREEYSEALRYTEAYSKLIRIEQPNEEDLIFINKFSGWAEVNHYLYRLMMGDSEVIRPYIAFIEKNEAEILPALVKIMEAANHHNIDVDAVLNRLESYISMYAKTYGDIGSYTEQITSGRYVQFLKEVAIYQLQRERYTTGFQYLLDCLALAKSMKSESIIIQCVALFERHRARASIELEIKYKTLIEEVYSNYEKKSSFDRSFV, from the coding sequence ATGGAACCTACAACTACGATACGCTCCTTTATTGAGGACTACATCAGGAAACAGGGCTATACCCTGCAATACTTTGCCGATATATCGGGTGTGAACGCTGGAACGTTAAGTGCGATCATCAAAGGAACGCGGCCAATCGCCATGGCTCAACTGGATTTGATTACCAAAGGCATGAAGCTGGAAGAAGGCCATTTCTACGAAATTTACGGCGCTGAGTGTTTTGTGGAGTCTGCACCACATTGGAGAAGACTGGAACCTTTTCTGCAACGTTGCGCCGAGCTGGACAAGCTCGAATGTATTCAGAGGGTAATCCAGCAAGTGACGGATGACCGCTCCTATATTTCCGAATTATTTGAGATGGCAGAAGGCATGCTTGAACGAGGACAAAAGAAAGCGGCCCGCATGTTATATGAATGCGTTGCGGAGTGTGAGAAGTACCAACACTCGGAACGTCTCGCATTGTGTCAGTATCGTATTTTCACACTATCTCTGGGTCAGGATCAGCATGAAAATCTCAGGGCAGCCGTGCACTTCGAGCCATATATTAATAGGCTTGATGAAGAGCGGCAACTGGATGCGATCAAGGATCTGGCGAATACATATTTGGCTTTGAGATATTGGGACAAGGTGTCCGATCTTGGGGGAGAGTTGGAGCAGAAAACAAGCTTCTTGAACTCTTATAAAAAGAGAAAGTCGGAAAATCTAAGAATTGCATCTTATCCTATTTTTGTATATTCCGCATATTCAAATTTGCTACGGGCAGCCGCATGTGATGGAAGGGAAGAATACTCTGAAGCCCTCCGATATACTGAGGCGTACTCTAAATTAATTAGAATTGAACAACCGAATGAAGAAGATCTCATATTCATTAATAAGTTTAGTGGATGGGCGGAGGTAAACCATTACTTATACAGACTTATGATGGGTGATTCTGAAGTCATACGGCCTTATATTGCCTTTATTGAAAAGAATGAGGCAGAGATTTTGCCTGCATTAGTCAAAATAATGGAAGCAGCAAACCATCATAATATAGATGTTGATGCAGTTCTCAATCGGTTGGAGTCATACATTTCAATGTACGCCAAAACTTATGGGGATATCGGGAGTTATACGGAACAGATTACGAGTGGAAGATACGTGCAATTCCTTAAAGAGGTAGCGATATACCAACTTCAGAGAGAAAGATACACAACAGGATTTCAGTACTTGTTAGACTGTTTGGCTCTAGCCAAAAGTATGAAGAGCGAGTCCATCATTATACAGTGTGTAGCTCTATTTGAAAGACATAGAGCCAGAGCTTCAATAGAATTAGAAATTAAGTATAAAACTTTAATTGAGGAGGTCTACAGTAATTATGAGAAAAAAAGCAGCTTTGATCGTAGTTTTGTTTAG
- a CDS encoding aspartyl-phosphate phosphatase Spo0E family protein, whose product MREIKQIKDQIEQNRQHLRRLVEKHGMHDDKVLKQSMVLDELINKYIRLREKH is encoded by the coding sequence GTGAGAGAAATCAAGCAGATCAAAGATCAAATCGAGCAGAATCGGCAACATTTGCGTCGGTTGGTGGAGAAACATGGCATGCATGATGATAAAGTTCTCAAGCAGTCTATGGTCCTGGATGAACTGATTAATAAATATATTCGACTAAGAGAGAAACACTAA
- a CDS encoding aspartyl-phosphate phosphatase Spo0E family protein yields MREPKQIRDQIEQNRHELSRLAEYHGMQDYKVLQQSMVLDELINEYNRFKYKKHFMKRQPIA; encoded by the coding sequence GTGAGAGAACCGAAGCAGATTAGAGACCAAATCGAACAAAACAGGCATGAGTTAAGTCGTTTGGCGGAATATCATGGCATGCAAGACTACAAAGTCCTTCAACAATCGATGGTATTGGACGAGTTAATTAATGAATATAATCGCTTCAAATATAAAAAACACTTTATGAAAAGACAGCCGATTGCATAA
- a CDS encoding cache domain-containing sensor histidine kinase, which translates to MMDKVLGYFGRNMNLRTKLLLLFLALTLLPLSLQGVVNYLHFSQTIDRKTEQFTIDIVRQINTNLNRLLKDFERLSLLPLYDQMVLGILGKYNAPMGSGTWARSDDYLKMKLYTSGQAYDRPEIRGIHLISNSGILFSNLDSLAVNPVWDSRQDDWFAELNGSEGEWRLLPPHEPSYYTGSHEEPYISVAREIRDPGTLQRLGYILIDIRLEAFGQLLSNLNFEQNASLMIVDSKQRLLFERTSAGGLSAYDQLLTHGQLQGYAGNQKVVLDGKPYLYVQNHSSYSGLSVISLTPIAVIQKESGEMLTFTFGFAVLCMAAVAVLAVFLSYRITRPLIRLKHNMIRVEQGDFSQRVAHFSNDEFGQISRGFNRMMEEINRLFNEVFLLGIQEREAELSALQSQINPHFIYNTLESINMMAVRQKHAEVSDMVTALGKLLRYTIDKVDRRVPLQEELAFVQSYVRIQQVRYDGKLKVIYDIDEAITECLIPKLVLQPLVENAVYHGIEGKADGGVIWVSALKFDDELLIIVRDNGKGMAQAEIDELNESIARQPSNEALRCHAGDRLGLNNISQRFRLMYGEGSGLSVDGSPGQGLAVTISIQLQPKGE; encoded by the coding sequence ATGATGGACAAGGTACTAGGTTATTTCGGAAGAAATATGAATCTGCGCACCAAGCTGCTTCTGTTGTTCCTGGCGTTGACCTTGCTGCCGCTAAGCTTGCAGGGAGTGGTGAATTACCTGCATTTCTCGCAGACGATTGATCGCAAGACGGAGCAGTTCACCATTGATATTGTTCGCCAGATTAATACTAATCTGAATCGGCTGCTCAAGGACTTCGAGCGGTTGTCGCTCTTGCCGCTCTATGATCAGATGGTGCTTGGCATTCTGGGCAAATACAATGCTCCGATGGGATCGGGTACATGGGCGAGATCCGATGATTATCTGAAAATGAAGCTCTACACGTCCGGTCAGGCGTATGACCGACCTGAAATTCGTGGCATCCATCTAATCAGCAACAGCGGCATTTTGTTCTCCAATCTGGATTCGCTGGCAGTGAATCCGGTATGGGACAGCAGGCAGGATGACTGGTTTGCAGAGCTTAACGGCTCGGAAGGGGAATGGCGTCTGCTCCCTCCGCACGAACCAAGCTATTACACGGGCAGTCATGAAGAGCCGTATATATCGGTTGCCCGTGAGATACGTGATCCGGGTACACTCCAGCGACTGGGGTATATTCTGATCGACATCCGGCTGGAAGCCTTCGGCCAACTCTTGTCCAATCTGAATTTTGAGCAAAATGCGAGCCTGATGATTGTCGACAGCAAGCAGCGTCTTTTGTTCGAGCGGACCTCAGCTGGAGGTCTATCCGCTTACGACCAACTGTTAACGCATGGCCAGCTTCAAGGCTATGCAGGCAACCAGAAGGTTGTCCTTGATGGGAAGCCCTATCTCTACGTGCAAAACCATTCCAGCTATTCCGGACTTTCGGTGATCAGCCTTACGCCTATTGCCGTTATTCAGAAGGAGTCGGGCGAGATGCTCACGTTTACGTTTGGATTCGCTGTGTTATGTATGGCGGCCGTAGCAGTTCTCGCGGTGTTCTTATCCTATCGCATAACGAGGCCTCTAATTCGACTGAAGCACAATATGATTCGGGTAGAGCAGGGAGACTTTAGCCAGCGCGTAGCGCACTTTAGCAATGATGAGTTCGGACAGATTAGCCGGGGTTTTAACCGGATGATGGAAGAGATCAATAGATTATTCAACGAGGTATTTCTGTTGGGCATTCAAGAGCGAGAGGCAGAGTTGTCAGCATTGCAGAGCCAGATCAATCCCCATTTTATATACAACACATTGGAGTCCATCAACATGATGGCGGTCCGCCAGAAGCACGCTGAGGTGTCTGATATGGTGACGGCACTTGGCAAGCTGCTGCGTTATACGATTGATAAGGTGGATCGGAGGGTTCCGCTTCAGGAAGAACTGGCGTTTGTACAATCCTATGTACGCATTCAACAGGTACGTTATGACGGCAAGCTGAAGGTAATCTATGACATCGATGAAGCCATTACAGAGTGTCTGATTCCTAAGCTGGTATTGCAACCGCTGGTGGAGAACGCTGTCTACCATGGCATTGAAGGGAAGGCGGATGGCGGGGTGATCTGGGTATCTGCATTGAAATTCGATGATGAGCTGCTGATTATTGTGCGTGACAATGGCAAAGGCATGGCTCAGGCGGAGATTGATGAATTAAATGAATCCATTGCTCGGCAGCCTTCCAATGAGGCATTGCGTTGTCATGCCGGGGACAGGCTGGGACTTAACAATATCTCTCAAAGGTTCCGCCTCATGTATGGAGAAGGCAGCGGCCTGAGCGTCGATGGCAGTCCCGGGCAGGGCCTGGCGGTGACGATATCCATTCAACTTCAACCGAAAGGGGAATGA
- a CDS encoding response regulator transcription factor — protein sequence MRRSSVRGLRELIVQAAPQFEVTGEASSGAEALDFLRCEVPDVLITDIRMREMDGLTLVSKARDMYPDLLMIIISGYGEFEYARRAMEYGVLNYLLKPIERHELALCIQKIQLLLDRRYGISTLPITESPGKAEHSGGDTRKIIRDVKEHIKQHPDGDLRLQTIAALVHLNPTYLSQLFKNATGTNYSEYIAEARMERAKWLLVNTGLKIYDVARLSGHQSPKHFMLVFKQQVGSTAGEYRDRFSSS from the coding sequence ATGAGACGGTCATCCGTCAGGGGACTGAGAGAGCTGATTGTACAGGCGGCTCCTCAGTTCGAGGTAACAGGTGAAGCTTCGAGCGGAGCCGAGGCACTGGATTTTCTGAGATGTGAAGTACCTGATGTGTTGATCACGGATATTCGCATGCGTGAAATGGACGGGCTGACACTCGTATCCAAAGCAAGAGATATGTACCCTGATCTGCTGATGATCATCATTAGCGGGTACGGAGAGTTTGAATATGCACGCAGGGCGATGGAATACGGGGTATTGAACTATCTGCTGAAGCCGATTGAACGACATGAACTGGCATTATGCATCCAAAAAATTCAATTGCTGCTGGATCGCAGGTACGGCATTTCAACCCTTCCAATCACTGAGTCACCTGGAAAAGCTGAGCACTCCGGCGGAGATACGCGGAAGATTATCCGAGATGTGAAGGAGCACATCAAGCAGCATCCCGATGGGGATCTGCGACTTCAGACCATAGCAGCTCTGGTTCATCTGAACCCCACCTATCTAAGCCAACTGTTCAAGAACGCAACAGGAACCAATTACTCCGAATACATCGCTGAGGCTCGTATGGAACGGGCCAAGTGGCTGCTGGTTAACACAGGGCTCAAAATCTATGATGTTGCAAGGTTATCCGGGCATCAGAGTCCTAAGCACTTCATGCTGGTATTCAAGCAGCAGGTGGGATCGACAGCAGGGGAATATCGTGACCGATTCAGTAGTTCTTGA
- a CDS encoding ABC transporter substrate-binding protein has product MKKAGLILILLLMMIASIGCTSSNSGSDPGQTAGENGEVELKFMMWGNQAHMDVYNKLIDGFTQENPGIKVTMESVPFAEYQQKISVLAAGGSLPDIAWVSERMVPQFKSNHILADVSEFKDDAQFKLDDYIPSTLDLFRDGDQLLGLPFSTPPVVMFYNKTLFDKAGLTDPNTLASQGQWTWEQFEKSAKAITSKEATNRIYGANFFRDWKTWAVLSSYSWSNGSGPFDEGMTKFTWNDAYGVQTFELLERMMFTDESHPKAGEQVSFDAGNVGMFFDNYSYVSKAREITDFEWSIAPMPSGSQGSVPMLGQAGYAMFNDSKHPEETKKLLKYFASEQGIQETATYFVPPRTSVLNSDAFINQPNNPSKEHIVQAVINEMPKARLIPGHIRWQDIDNAVLQGFDRLFARSATPEDNLKQMQEEVQSVLQQ; this is encoded by the coding sequence ATGAAAAAAGCAGGACTGATATTGATACTCTTACTCATGATGATTGCTTCAATCGGGTGCACAAGCTCCAATTCCGGAAGTGATCCTGGGCAAACAGCCGGGGAGAATGGAGAGGTTGAGCTGAAATTCATGATGTGGGGCAATCAGGCACATATGGATGTATACAACAAGCTGATCGATGGCTTCACGCAGGAAAATCCAGGCATCAAGGTGACGATGGAATCCGTACCTTTCGCGGAATATCAGCAAAAAATTTCGGTGCTTGCCGCTGGCGGCTCTCTCCCGGATATCGCATGGGTATCGGAGCGGATGGTGCCACAATTCAAATCCAATCACATCCTGGCCGATGTATCCGAGTTCAAGGACGATGCACAGTTCAAGCTGGATGATTATATACCAAGCACATTGGATTTGTTCCGTGATGGAGATCAGCTGCTGGGGCTTCCTTTTTCTACACCTCCGGTGGTCATGTTCTACAATAAAACGCTGTTCGACAAAGCAGGCCTGACCGACCCGAATACACTTGCCAGCCAAGGGCAATGGACATGGGAACAGTTCGAGAAGTCCGCTAAGGCGATCACCAGCAAGGAGGCGACCAACCGGATCTATGGCGCTAACTTTTTTCGCGACTGGAAGACCTGGGCTGTGCTCTCCTCGTATTCCTGGTCCAATGGCAGCGGCCCGTTCGACGAAGGCATGACGAAATTCACCTGGAACGATGCCTATGGCGTACAGACCTTTGAACTGCTGGAGCGCATGATGTTCACCGATGAATCGCATCCAAAAGCAGGCGAGCAGGTCAGTTTCGATGCTGGCAATGTGGGCATGTTCTTCGATAACTACAGCTATGTTTCCAAAGCCAGAGAAATTACGGATTTTGAATGGAGTATCGCTCCCATGCCTTCCGGTTCACAGGGCAGCGTACCGATGCTGGGGCAGGCTGGATATGCCATGTTCAACGACAGCAAACATCCGGAGGAAACCAAGAAGCTGTTGAAGTATTTTGCCAGCGAGCAGGGCATTCAGGAGACGGCCACCTACTTTGTGCCTCCGCGTACCTCTGTGCTGAACTCCGATGCGTTCATTAATCAGCCCAATAATCCGAGCAAGGAGCATATTGTGCAGGCGGTGATTAATGAAATGCCAAAAGCGCGCTTGATTCCAGGTCATATCCGTTGGCAGGATATCGACAATGCGGTGTTGCAGGGATTTGACCGACTGTTCGCCCGTTCAGCGACACCCGAGGATAATCTGAAGCAAATGCAGGAAGAGGTCCAAAGCGTGCTGCAACAATAA
- a CDS encoding beta/alpha barrel domain-containing protein, producing the protein MMGKFKELLDRKSLSLVVSLPENDLSLARAAIEEGADALKVHYNVGHRASGNHFGPLDNYAEVFQAIRSESGGPLGVVPSGSIDGARREDVERLSGLGFDFYSIYAHHLPSFMLDDLGLDPTFAINDEYEPSIVTSAAHYGFTALEASIVPGNEYGTPLSFADVLKYRRLVLQAQIPVLVPSQRKLVPEDVRVLHDTGVKAIMLGAVVTGRAEEQLRRVVNAFRNAVDTLNRSD; encoded by the coding sequence ATGATGGGCAAATTCAAGGAATTGCTTGATCGGAAATCCCTGTCACTTGTGGTCAGTTTACCCGAGAACGATCTATCTTTGGCCCGGGCAGCAATTGAAGAGGGCGCTGATGCACTGAAGGTGCATTATAATGTCGGTCATCGCGCCAGCGGGAATCATTTTGGTCCACTGGACAACTATGCCGAAGTTTTTCAGGCGATCCGTAGCGAGTCTGGCGGCCCGCTTGGGGTCGTACCATCCGGTAGTATAGATGGAGCACGGAGGGAGGACGTGGAGCGCCTCTCCGGGCTGGGTTTTGACTTTTATTCCATCTATGCACATCACTTGCCATCCTTCATGCTGGATGACCTGGGGTTGGACCCTACGTTTGCGATCAACGACGAATATGAACCTTCAATCGTAACGTCAGCGGCTCATTACGGCTTCACCGCCCTGGAGGCATCCATTGTGCCTGGGAATGAATATGGTACACCGCTAAGCTTTGCGGACGTGCTCAAGTATCGCCGTCTGGTCTTGCAGGCGCAAATTCCGGTATTGGTTCCTTCTCAGCGTAAGCTGGTGCCGGAGGATGTTCGGGTGCTGCACGATACCGGAGTCAAGGCGATCATGCTTGGAGCGGTCGTAACAGGCAGAGCGGAGGAGCAGTTGCGAAGGGTTGTTAACGCCTTCCGAAATGCGGTGGACACTCTGAACCGTTCAGACTAG
- a CDS encoding carbohydrate ABC transporter permease produces the protein MNHSRKRTGRGPLAREAQIAGWLFVSPMVLGFTLLLLFPMGLALYMSLTDWPLLGDHHFIGLENYRNVMTDAMFWKVLANTVYFTAGLVPLNIVLALLLALLLSRSLRGIGIFRTAIFVPVMTSLIVWSIVWKLMYATESGLINQLLLMIGIKGPAWLYNQDLAMPAVIVTSVLKNVGLNMVLFIAAIQQVPRSLYEAATLDGAGRRGTFFHVTLPMITPTVFLTMVMTVIGSLKVFGQIYVMTQGGPSNSTKVLVYYIWEKAFKLFQFGYASSLAYVLFFIVLILTLLQWQLRKRWVFNEGDA, from the coding sequence GTGAACCATTCACGCAAGCGTACAGGAAGAGGTCCGCTCGCCAGAGAGGCCCAGATCGCGGGATGGCTGTTTGTATCACCAATGGTGCTCGGGTTTACCCTGCTGCTGCTGTTTCCCATGGGTTTGGCTCTGTACATGAGCCTGACCGACTGGCCGCTGCTGGGGGATCATCATTTTATTGGACTGGAGAATTACCGGAATGTGATGACAGACGCCATGTTCTGGAAGGTGCTTGCCAATACGGTCTATTTCACTGCGGGGCTTGTGCCGCTTAACATTGTGCTCGCTCTACTGCTCGCGTTGCTGCTATCCAGAAGTTTGCGCGGTATCGGAATTTTTCGAACAGCCATCTTCGTTCCGGTCATGACCTCGCTGATTGTATGGTCCATCGTATGGAAGCTGATGTATGCGACAGAGTCAGGACTGATCAATCAGCTTCTGTTAATGATAGGCATCAAGGGTCCGGCCTGGCTCTACAATCAGGATCTGGCGATGCCTGCGGTTATTGTGACGAGTGTACTGAAAAATGTGGGGCTGAATATGGTGCTGTTCATTGCAGCCATTCAGCAGGTGCCGCGTTCACTTTACGAAGCGGCAACACTGGACGGCGCGGGCAGAAGGGGAACCTTCTTTCACGTCACGTTACCCATGATTACGCCAACGGTGTTTCTAACCATGGTCATGACCGTGATTGGCTCGCTCAAGGTGTTTGGACAGATCTACGTCATGACACAGGGAGGGCCGAGCAACAGCACGAAGGTATTGGTCTATTACATCTGGGAAAAAGCATTCAAATTATTTCAGTTCGGCTACGCCTCTTCGCTTGCCTATGTGCTGTTTTTTATCGTGCTAATTCTGACGCTGCTGCAATGGCAGCTTCGAAAGAGGTGGGTGTTCAATGAAGGCGATGCCTAA